CCCACGAGTTAACCCGATGACATTTACGCCGTTTTCTTTTGCCTTAATAACAAAAAATTCGTTTTCAGAAGTAGCCATGTTCTTCCCTCCAATTTAAGCTTTAATTAAACTCATTACTTCCGATCGAGCTGCTTGATCTTCTTCAAAGATCCCTCTTACTGCAGATGTGATGGTTTGTGAACCTGGCTTCTTAACCCCGCGCATTGTCATACACATATGCTCTGCTTCAATAATAACCATTACACCATGAGGTTGGAGGGAACGTAGTAAAGAGTCTGCAATCGTTGAGGTTATACGCTCTTGAAGTTGAGGACGCTTCGTTACTGCCTCTACAGCACGTGCTAGCTTGCTTAATCCAGTTACTTTCCCACCTTTAGGAATGTATGCGACATGTGCTTTCCCGAAGAATGGAACAAGATGGTGCTCACACATTGAATAGAATGGAATATCTTTAACAAGTACTAATTCTTCATGATCTTCACCAAATACTGTTTTAAAGTGCTCCGATGGATCTTGATTCAATCCTTGAAATACTTCTTCATACATTCTTGCAACCCGTTTTGGTGTATCTAAAAGTCCTTCTCGTTCAGGATCTTCTCCAATTGCTTCAAGTATCATTTTCACTGCTGTTTCAATTTTACTATGGTCCATTTTCCATACCCCTTCGTTTATACAGTATCAAACAGATAATAGCACAACAGCATCTTTTAACGCAAAAAAGAAGAGCCGATAATCGACTCTTCTTATCCGCCCCTATGTACAAATTACTTAACAGCGTCTTTAAGGGCTTTACCAGGTTTAAATGCTGGTACCTTACTCGCAGGGATTTCGATTTCCTCACCTGTTTGTGGGTTACGACCTTTACGTGCAGCTCTCTCACGTACTTCGAAGTTACCGAAACCGATGAGTTGAACTTTGTCCCCATCTTTTAACGATCCTTCGATCGCTTCAAATACAGCATCAACTGTTTTAGAAACGTCTTTCTTTGATAGTTGAGTTTGCTCAGATACGGAATTTACTAGATCTGTCTTGTTCACACGACTCACCTCCTCTCAATAGGTTATTTTTCTTGTAGCATTTATAACCGATTATTCAAGAACTAATAGCGTGAATACGTTGACATGCCTTATATTAAACGATATTGAATTGAAATTCAATCATTTTTGAGGATATTTGATTAAATGAAAGTAAATTTCAGACAATTCCCGCTGATTCGTATGATATCAACGGTTCGTTTAAACATCATAACATCGATATAGCCTAATAAGCAAAAGTTAAAACATGCAATTGAAAACTCCCATCAACATGCACGTCTCGTAATTAATTACGAGCTGCTTTAATTCCACCCCTGAAGATCGTTTTAAAGGCAATGGACTTGGCCGCTGTTACCGTAGGATGCCAAAAATGATTTAAGACAACTATGTATAGGAAAATAGACTTTGTGTATTGGAAATGAGCAAAAAAAAAGAAAAGACTCCACTTGATTGGAGTCTTAGGATTTATAGGATAATCGCGATCAGGCCACCAGAACCTTCGTTAATAATTCTTTCTAATGTTTCCTTCAATTTATATCGTGCATTTTCCGGCATCAACGAGATTTTCGCTTGTATCCCTTCTCGAACAATTGAGTTGAGTGATCGACCGAATATATCAGAATTCCAAATCGATAATGGGTCATCCTCGAAATCCTGCATTAAGTATCTGACCAACTCTTCACTCTGTTTTTCTGTCCCAATAATTGGTGCAAATTCTGATTCTACATCAACCTTAATCATGTGAATCGATGGAGCAACCGCCTTTAATCGAACTCCGAATCTTGACCCTTGTCGTATAATCTCGGGTTCATCGAGACTCATATCAGATAGCGCTGGAGCGGCTATACCATATCCTGTTTGTTTCACCATTTTCAGAGCATCAGCAATCTGATCATATTCAGATTTGGCATGGGCAAAGTCTTGCATAAGCTGTAAGAGATGATCCTTACCTCTTATTTCAACCCCCACAACATCTTTAAGGATTTGATCATAGAGGTCATCTGGAGCGTATAGGTCAATTTCAGCGATCCCTTGACCCATTTCTATGCCTGCAAGCCTTGCTTCATCAATAAACTCGTAATCTGTAAAGTTACCAACAACACGGTCCACATCCCGGAGTCGTTTGATATCCTTTACTGTCTCCCGTACAGACTCTTCATAACTACTTCTTAGCCAATGTTCGTTATTGAGTACCATCACCCAACTAGGTAAGTTTACATTGACTTCTAAGACTGGGAATTCGTAGAGAACTTCTCTTAGAACATTGTTAATGTCATGTTCTGTCATGCTCTCTACACTAACTGATAGACAAGGTATATCATACTTTTCACAAAGATCTCGTCTCAGCTTTTCTGTTTCTGGATGGTGCGGGTGAACGGAATTGATTACCATGATGAATGGTTTTCCTACTTCCTTCAATTCATCTACAATTCGTTCTTCTGACTCCACGTAATCATATCTTGGAATTTCACCAATCGTTCCATCCGTAGTAACGACCACTCCTAAAGTAGAGTGTTCTTGGATGACTTTCCTCGTACCAATCTCAGCAGCCTCATGGAATGGGATCGGTTCTTCATACCATGGCGTATGAATCATTCTTGGACCATTTTCATCCTCGTACCCTTTTGCACTCGGTACAGCATAACCAACACTATCCACTAAACGAATGTTTACCTCTAAACCATCATCCACTTCGATCTTGACAGCATTATTTGGAACGAATTTCGGTTCAGTTGTCATGATCGTTTTGCCTGCCGCACTTTGTGGTAGTTCATCCTGAGCCCTCATCTTTTCTGACTCGCTTTCGATATTCGGCAAAACAACAAGTTCCATGAACTTCTTGATGAAAGTAGATTTACCGGTTCGCACAGCCCCCACTACACCTAAATATATATCGCCACCAGTCCGTTCTGCGATATCTTTGAAGATATCAACTTTTTCCATTAGTTCCCCTCCCAATTCCTGAGTAGTGTTTGGGTAGTTATAGACAATATATGTCTATGATGTTGTCCAAAGAATATGACTGTTATGGTGATAAAACTTAAAATATATATTGTGTCTTATCACATCTTCTTAGATGGATATATCGTCTAAAAATAGAAAAATCCCTCCCTTACTACACTTTATTGGCAGAAGGGAGGGAACATACCTAAATCTAAAAGAAAACTTGTTCAATTGTTAAATTTTTTTGTATGAAGTTTATTACTTTGTATCTTCAAATAAGAAAACTGGCTCGCCGTCCTTCACTGTATAAGGCACAGAATAAGCTGGAACGAACGGGGAATCTTCCATTAATATATCTCTTATATCATCACCATTTTCATATTGATGATCTTTGTTTTGTAAGGCCTGATACAAATCCATAGAATAATCGATATACACTTCATTCTTTCCATCTACTATTAATGGAAGGTTATTTCCAGAGAATCGACTTTTGACAACAGGCTGCTCCTTATAACCTAATTCTTTATATTTCAAAGTATAACGCCCATTTCCAAGAACATCCTTGTACGGAGGATATTTATGTTTTTGTCTATATAACCTTAGTTTCATCCGATAATCTTTCACTTGTTCAACTGCCTCAAGATCTACCAATTTAACTTCTGGTTCTTTTTCAACATTAACGAGAACATATTGGTAAACCCCGCCATTTTCAAACGAGTTACCAGGTGCCTCTGATAAGTACCTCGGTACAAGTTTTCCAAATTCAATAGGATACTTTATATACTTCTTTGTATCTTGGTCTCTATTTTGGATCGGTAAAACCCCATTGTCGACTCGATATTGATTAACAGCATCTTGTACTGCATTTAATTGTTGTTTATACGGTACGCGATTTTGGGTCAACTTATCTTCTGGATATAAACACCCTGTCAAGAGAGCAAATGATAAACTTAATGTTATGACCATCATTATGCGCTTCATTCTATCACCTAATTCAATATTCTATGTATTATATACACGTTTATTCGGGTACAGGACCACTTAATACAACGAAAACGATAAGGATTCCCGCTATAATCATACATACATAAGCAAACAGTGTAATGACATGCTTTATAATTCCTTTTAATTTCATACGGCTTACTGAAATAGACATTACTGCAATGAACATTAAACCAATTGCTGATAATGCTACCCACATCTTAATTAACCCATCAGACATGCTCATTCCTCCTTAATACCGGGTTTATTATAGCATATATTCTCATCCGAAAATATGACCGAAGACATACAATTTGTCTTAGAATGATCAAATCATATCTTTTGACACACTTTAGCCAGAAAATGTCTGTTTATGAAAAAGACATAAAAAAAGCTGTCCTCATAAGAATATGTATATATCCTTTGAGTCAGCTTCTTTTTGACTAAATAGCTTTTTCCACTACAGCTCAAAATGTCCATTCCATGCTAGTTTATGCAAATTTATGGATACTGTTTCGCTCAATCGCCTATTTTACATCGATTATTTCTTGTTGAACATTTTCGCGATCGAGGCCATGTCCAGAGGGATATTATTATTTATGATCGCCTTTACTATCTGATCTTCTTTCTCCTTAGAAACTGGTACCCCAGCCATACGAGAAACTTGTGATATTAACTGGCGAATCGTTTTTTCATCTCGCAAATTAGCACTTTGTACCGAATCCGCAAGTTTAAAAATGTCTTCTTTCTTTACACCTGTTTTCTTCTCAATGTCATCCATGAAATTGTTTCTGTCCATCGAAGTCCTCCTCACACGTAACATTCATAATATCCTATGCTGAGGAGGGTACTTCGTGAGCTTTATTCTGGATTTTTTTCGTCTAGTGTATATCTATTGGATATGAGCGAACTCAAATCTTCAACTTCGTGAGTTTTACTTCTTCTCATCAAGGAGTCTACCGCTTCTTTTGGATGTTTAGAGTTGAATAACACATCATAAAGTTCATTTGTGATTGGCATTTCAACACCTTCTTTTTTGGCAAGCTGAAATGCGGCTTTGGTAGTTCGAACACCTTCAACTACCATTCCCATATTTTCTAAAACTTCCTCAAGTGAATTACCTTTACCTAGCAAGTTACCCGCTCTCCAGTTCCGGCTATGAACACTCGTACAAGTCACAACGAGGTCTCCGATTCCAGAGAGTCCTGCAAATGTTAGCGTTTGTGCCCCCATCGTAGTCCCTAAACGTGCGATTTCTGCGAGACCTCGCGTCAATAATGCAGCTTTAGCATTATCCCCATAGCCAAGTCCATCTGAGAGCCCTGCACCTAACGCGATAATATTCTTTAATGAACCCCCTAATTCAACACCAACGATATCAGGGTTTGTATAAACTCTGAAGTTCGGATTAATGAATAGGTCTTGAACTTGTTCAGCAACATTATGATTCTTAGATGATACGGTGACTGTAGTAGGTTGTCGTAAACTCACTTCTTCTGCGTGACTTGGACCGGAAAGTACAACTACAGCTTTACGTAGTTCTTCAGGGATTTCATCTTCAATTACTTCAGATACCCTGAATAAAGTATCTGGTTCAATACCCTTACTTGCATGAACGATCGTTACCGGCTTTTCAATTTCTGACTTTAATTGTTTCAAAATTTCTCTAAGCGCACTCGTAGGTGTAACGAGAACGATCGTATCCGTATTTGAAATCGCTTCAGTCAAATCGTTTGTTGCGACAATATTTGTCGGAAGATTAATTTCAGGCAAATACTTCTTATTTGTATGGTGCTCATTAATTTCATCTACTTGTTCAGACCTTCTCGCCCACAAACGTACATCATGGTTATTATCAGCAAGAACGAGGGCTAATGCTGTACCCCAACTACCTGCTCCGATTACGGCAATCTTCTTCATCAACTCGTCACTTCCTTTTTTTGACCAATCTTGCTTTCAGTTCCTTTAATCAAACGATGTACATTC
This Pseudalkalibacillus berkeleyi DNA region includes the following protein-coding sequences:
- the folE gene encoding GTP cyclohydrolase I FolE, with amino-acid sequence MDHSKIETAVKMILEAIGEDPEREGLLDTPKRVARMYEEVFQGLNQDPSEHFKTVFGEDHEELVLVKDIPFYSMCEHHLVPFFGKAHVAYIPKGGKVTGLSKLARAVEAVTKRPQLQERITSTIADSLLRSLQPHGVMVIIEAEHMCMTMRGVKKPGSQTITSAVRGIFEEDQAARSEVMSLIKA
- a CDS encoding DUF2768 domain-containing protein, giving the protein MSDGLIKMWVALSAIGLMFIAVMSISVSRMKLKGIIKHVITLFAYVCMIIAGILIVFVVLSGPVPE
- a CDS encoding stage VI sporulation protein F; amino-acid sequence: MDRNNFMDDIEKKTGVKKEDIFKLADSVQSANLRDEKTIRQLISQVSRMAGVPVSKEKEDQIVKAIINNNIPLDMASIAKMFNKK
- a CDS encoding NAD(P)H-dependent glycerol-3-phosphate dehydrogenase → MKKIAVIGAGSWGTALALVLADNNHDVRLWARRSEQVDEINEHHTNKKYLPEINLPTNIVATNDLTEAISNTDTIVLVTPTSALREILKQLKSEIEKPVTIVHASKGIEPDTLFRVSEVIEDEIPEELRKAVVVLSGPSHAEEVSLRQPTTVTVSSKNHNVAEQVQDLFINPNFRVYTNPDIVGVELGGSLKNIIALGAGLSDGLGYGDNAKAALLTRGLAEIARLGTTMGAQTLTFAGLSGIGDLVVTCTSVHSRNWRAGNLLGKGNSLEEVLENMGMVVEGVRTTKAAFQLAKKEGVEMPITNELYDVLFNSKHPKEAVDSLMRRSKTHEVEDLSSLISNRYTLDEKNPE
- a CDS encoding HU family DNA-binding protein, producing the protein MNKTDLVNSVSEQTQLSKKDVSKTVDAVFEAIEGSLKDGDKVQLIGFGNFEVRERAARKGRNPQTGEEIEIPASKVPAFKPGKALKDAVK
- the spoIVA gene encoding stage IV sporulation protein A, which encodes MEKVDIFKDIAERTGGDIYLGVVGAVRTGKSTFIKKFMELVVLPNIESESEKMRAQDELPQSAAGKTIMTTEPKFVPNNAVKIEVDDGLEVNIRLVDSVGYAVPSAKGYEDENGPRMIHTPWYEEPIPFHEAAEIGTRKVIQEHSTLGVVVTTDGTIGEIPRYDYVESEERIVDELKEVGKPFIMVINSVHPHHPETEKLRRDLCEKYDIPCLSVSVESMTEHDINNVLREVLYEFPVLEVNVNLPSWVMVLNNEHWLRSSYEESVRETVKDIKRLRDVDRVVGNFTDYEFIDEARLAGIEMGQGIAEIDLYAPDDLYDQILKDVVGVEIRGKDHLLQLMQDFAHAKSEYDQIADALKMVKQTGYGIAAPALSDMSLDEPEIIRQGSRFGVRLKAVAPSIHMIKVDVESEFAPIIGTEKQSEELVRYLMQDFEDDPLSIWNSDIFGRSLNSIVREGIQAKISLMPENARYKLKETLERIINEGSGGLIAIIL